The stretch of DNA CAGCCGGATTTCCAGGCGGTCGCTCACGCCATATCGAACCAGCAATTCCGGGAAACTGTGCGTCTCCCGGCTGGAGGGATTATCAATGAACGAGTAAGCCGCTTCGACAATCGTTTTGTGGTGGCCAACCACTGTCGTCGCCGGTGTGAATGAGTCGCGATCGGTTTCAATCTCATCGCCAGAAGTTGGACTGAACACAATCGAAGGATCTGCCAGCAGTGAGCGATCCAGAAAACCTGATTCCTGGGCCAACACACAGTCAGACCAACCCGCCAGACTCAGCAGAGCGAGCGTAAATGCTGTCCATCGTAAGGAATTTAGGGGCATACCAGTCACTCACTGCCGATCCGCGATGCCAACTCACTTGAACAGGCCTCATCAATCCAGCGGCAATTTCTGCCGAAGACAGGCCGAACCTGATGAAACCATAGGCCTTCAAGATCCACCGCCTGCTCAAAACTATCGGCAGAGACACAACAGAACTGGCAGAATGTTTAACATGGTGACTTTCATGCCGGCCGCATGCGGAAAAGTTGAAAATTCTATCGACATCGGTCATCCGTCATTCACGCGGGAATAGCCGCAATTTGACGTTTTCCAGGAATGAGCTGATGTGTATGGAATGCGAAAACATGCTTGCTCAGATCCGCAAGCATGGCACATAGAGGGGAGGTTATGATCAAACTAAGCACGTTTGAGAGGGAGGGCTGGTTTTTGGAACAGCCACCACTCCCAGAGCAGAAACAGCAGTGCGGCCCAGGCAAACCAGCGCCAGAGTGGTGTTTCGACAGCCAGTTTCTCATCGGCTGCGGAAACTTTGGCTTCCGAAAATCGCAAATCCTGCTGCACGAACAGAGATGTCTCCTGCACACTCTGGAGCGCTACGCCGATCTGCTTGACGAGAGTTCCACCATCAAAAATCTGGTAGACCCCCACAGCCGGTGCTGCCACACCTGCCAGTTGTCCGTTGGCATCTGTCGTCAATTCCGTCGTGCGCGCTGCGGTGCCCTGGCGACCATTGGCAGCCATCGGGCTTAATCGTAACGAACTCCCTGCAGCCAGTTTCCACTCCGGTTCGAGCGGCCCCACAATGCGATAGCGTGTTTCCGGCTGAAGTGTCAACGGGGGGAAGACACCCGTCCGGAGTGCTTTGGTTTCATTCAACCCCGCCAGATTCTGAGCCAGATCGACAGCATTCGCCACCAGGATGGGAAACCCGACACGGAAGGGCAGCGTCGAACGTTCCATCGGAAATAAAATATGATAGCGCTGCTGTGCCCCCGAGGGCCTCGACACAACCAGCGGACCTCCTGTGGATGTCGCCACCACCTGAAAACCTGCCGCTTCAATGGTGCGGTCTGACTGACCTTCCTTCAATTGCGGTGCCCCGCCAATCTGCACATCCAGAAGCTGTACGTGCCTCAGGAGAGGATCTGTCCTTAACCAGTCCGTGACCTCCGCCAATCCCGAACCTGTGGCCACTTCTTCCGTCGAAATGAATGGTTCCAGCTCGGCGGGAACTAATCCTACGGTCAAAATGACGCGCGCATCACGTTCGGCATCGGCCACTTGATTAGAAATCACGAGATCCACTGAGGACGGTGTCGCAGCCCCTTCAGCGGGAAAAACAACCACGTCTTTCATCGCAGCCAGGGCATGGCGAAACGTCGTCAGATCGGGAGGGCAATAGACACTCAGTGGCCTGACCTGCGGAGTAACGAGAAAAGCTTCATTATCGCTGCCAACCGCATCCACACCATCCGGAACAAGGCGCAATGCAACCTCCGTACTCTCTGGCGAAGAGGTGCGAAAAATCAGTCGCTCCGCGGATCCGCCCGCCAATGAAATCGACTCACTGCTCAGGAGTTCTCCATTTTCGAAGAATTCCACTTGAGTGAGCCCGGCAAATTTTGACGAAGCCTCGACGCGGGCAAAGACTTCCCAGTTCTCGCGGGATTTTCTGGCATTGAATTCTGTGATCCCCACGTTCGCGGTCGCCGCCGGGATTTTTTGAAAGCTCACTCGAAAAGGAAGTTCCAGATCAAATTCCGGAGGGACATTTCCATCACTGAAAAGGACAACCGTCTCGACAGGCACCGTACGTGCCAGAGCGATCGACATGCGGAAGGCATCTTCCAACTGACTTGTCGATTCAGAAATCGTGAGTTGATCAAGTGCCGCTTTAAGGATGCGTTGATCATTCGTGAAATCCGTCAATCGACGGGCAGAGTCAGAGGCGGCAATCAGGCTGATTTTCTGATCCGCCATAAGACCGTCGATCAGTTTGGTCACTTCCTGTTTCGCCAGTTGCAGTCTGGTCTGGCCACCCGCTTTCTCCACACCTTCCATACTGGCCGAGATATCAATAATTACAGGCAGATATCGTGCGGTTTGTGAACGAGCCGGCCAGAAGGGCTGCATGGCTGCCAGTATCAAAGCCAACAGCAACAGAATCTGTGCCAGCAGCAAAAGGTTTCTTTGAAACCTCTGAAAGGGAGAGTTGACGCGAGAATCGCGAACCACCTGCTGCCATAAGGCCAACGAAGGGATCTCGACTCTCGGTCGGCGCAGCTTGAGAAAATAAAACAGGATCAGCGGTGCCAGGAGCAGCAGATACCAGGCCGCTGAAAGTGATGCAAAGCCCGGCCAACTCATCGCACCCAGCCTTTACGAAGGAGTGTATCAAAGACAATGTTGTCCACGCTTTGACTGGTATTGAATGACAATGACCGCCCCCCACGTTGCCGGCAGACCTGCTCCAGTTCTCGTTCGAGTGATAACCGGTATTCCTCATAGATTCGCAGGAGATCTCCCCCGGCTGTCACATCCAGCGTTTCTCCCGTTTCGGAGTCGACAAATCGAACATCCTGTTCAAGCTCAGGGTTATGCTCGTCGCTTGATAAAATCTGAATGGCCCAGGGTTCCAGACCAGCTCCAAACAACCGGCTGATGGCCTGATCGATTCGACCAAATGTCAGGAAGTCTGACAGGCAGATGACCACCCCGCGACCCGTGTGCTGCCGGAGTGCAGCGTCGATGGTAAAGTCAATTTCGGCATCGCCGCCAACGGGCAGGTTTTCGAGAAACTCAAAGAGTTTGCGGAAAGAACTTTTCCCGCGCAGTCGTCGAATCTGATGCGTGGCTTCATTCCGGCTGCCCAGCGCGTAGATCGAGACAGGCTCCATATTCATGAGCCCCATCATGGCCAGAAGTGCCGCAGCCTGCCGGGCTCGATCAAACTTTTCGCCAAACTTCATCGAACTGGAAGCGTCCAGCAGGATGACGACATGCATTTCTTCTTCGTGGCGGTACAGCTTCAGATAAGGGCGATGCAGGCGGGCAAAGATATTCCAGTCAACGTACCGGATGTCATCACCCGGGCTGTAATCTCGAAAGTCTTCAAACTCGGTACTCGAACCCCCGCGACCTGCCAGATGTTCACCCCGCATGCGGTTGGTTTTGCGGAATCGTGGCGCCAGTCGCAGATTCTCTGCTCGAGAAAGTGCGCTGTTCGAGACCAGTGAAGTCAATTGTCTGGCGCTAGCCATGGGGTACTCTCAATACGAGAATCCTGGTCTTTGTTTGCAATCTCCCGCGAGTCTTCGACGAAAGTCTAGCGTGCATCAATCGCCTGTTGAATGGGCTTGAGGATTTGTTCAACCACACATCGATCGACAAGTTCTTCGCAGATCGATCTCAACTGGCGAAAGGTTGTATCGTAACTTGAAGAAGCGTCCAGACTGCCATATTGCCGCACACAAAAATAGACACTGATCTGGTCTTCACCAAACTCGCCTTTACGAACCTGGTAAGGATTGGTTCGAGTTTCGACACTCAATCGCGCATGCCGACGACATGTATCATCCAGGGCCATGACAATTCCCGGCTGATAGCTCAAGGGTTGGGCCCCGGGCAAGGCCAGCAGATTTTCGATTGCCGGGCCGGGTGAAAGAACTTCCGCCAGCAAAGCATCGTGGTTACCTCGATAAGCGAAATCGAACCCCAGCATGTAGTCCAGTGCTTCACAATCCAGCGGCGAGACCGAAAGCATATACGGGGCCAGTTGCAGCACCAGCTCATGCTGGGCAGCCGCTTCATCCAGATCCAGCGGATTGATCAGCCCGCTCGAGATGCGTTTGGTTTCCATCGAAACCCACCTCTGCTGCTCCTGATCTTTATCCGATTCGAGGATGTAATCCTTCCCCTCGCGCGAATGAAAATTTCTCATCGAAGGGTAGGTCTTCTGCAGCCTCTCGAAAAACCCCAGGATCGTTTCCCGGCTTCCCGGCAGAGGCATTTCGGTGTGAAGATTCAAATTCGCGTAGAAGTCGTCCGCGAGATGGGCATACTTCTGCATGCGAACTCCCGTGTTGTTGCCCGAGTTGTTGTCGGATGATGAAAACGCTTGATTTCTCGCAGATTTTATCGTGAGTGCAACATCGGGTCAAAGCGGCACTGATCGACTGGCTGTGCGCGAGTGATCATTAAATGATCATTGTCGTTCATTCCGATGAACTTCGTTTCTCAGAAAGTCTTTGTCTGGCCTGCCGCACCTGGACTTCCAACTCCTGATTTCCCGCATAGAGCGTCATGATGCTGTTCCAGATGGTGCGAGCTTCAATCGTTTTCCCCTGCTGAGCCAGTTCATCAGCTCTTGCGAGTGATTGATCAACCATCTGCACTCGATCGACCGGATCGCCACCGGCGGCTTCGATCTCTTGAATCCGCTTTTTGGCCAGCATGACAAAGGCTCGGTCCTGCTCTCGATCTTTCAGCAGCACGACCATGCTCTCATACTTTTCCAGAGCCGAAATACGGTCGCCAAACTTTTCGTATCGGTCAGCTTCCAGAAACAATCGCTCCGCTTCAGAATTCGGATCTCGCCCGGTTTTCGCAGTGGCCCGGGCCCTGCGCTCCGCCTGATGCATTTCAACCTGATCGACATATTGCTGAACCTGGCCGGCATGTTTGCCTTCAGGAAACTTCTGCTGATATGTCTTGAGATATTTGTCGTAGGCATCTCCCCAATCGGTGGGCTCTTCACTCTTCATGAGTGCTTCCGCCCGCGCAAACAACTGATCTTCCGACATCGGCCAGAACGGAATTGTGGCCAGAAACAGGATCGTCACCAGAATTGAAGCGAGGAACCACGCCTGTTCATAAATGGGGACTTTGGCCGATTTTTTCCGTTTTTTCTTTTTGGGAACGTTGGTCTCAGCCGTTTTGGCTGCCTCTGGCGAGATCGCTTCGACGGGCTTTGTGAGTTGTTCCTGAATCTGTTCAATCGCCACCTGCACTGCGATCGCATCGAAAAATCGATCCTCAGGATCTTTGGCCAAGAGTTTGAGAATCAGATCTTCGACAACCTGCGGACATTCTGCGTTCAACGATGACGGGCGCGGAGGATCTTCCTGCAGATGCATAATCAGCATCTCGCCAGCGTTGTCTCCGCGAAAGGGCGTCTCTCCCGTGATCATTTCGAACATCACGCACCCGAGTGCATACAGATCCGTACGACGATCGACCGGCGGCTTGCCGCGAATCTGCTCAGGGGCCATATACGAGTATGTGCCCACTGTTCGGCCAGCAGCCGTCAGTGCCGTCGCTGTGGTATCACGCGCAATTCCGAAATCTGTCAGCTTGAGTGTGCCGTCTTTGGCCCTTAACAGGTTGGCAGGCTTCAAATCCCGATGAATTACACCGGCAGCGTGAGAATGTTCCAGCGCCTGGGCAATCTGAAGTGCCAGGTCGAGCACTTCTTTCCACGGAAGCTGGCCGTGTTCTTTTAAGTAGCCCTCAATAGAACCACCCGTGACCAGTTCCATCGCATAGAAACGTTGTGTTCCCAGCTTCCCGCCGCCATAGTAGCGCACAATGTGCGGATGCTGCAGCTTCTTCAGAATGGCGACTTCGCGTTCAAATCGCTTCTGTAATGATTCCGCCTGGCTGAGATCTGGCGAAAGAATCTTGATGGCAACCGGAGCGCCGGTCTTGGTGTAAACAGCACGGTAGACAATCCCCATGCCACCGACACCCAGTCGATCTCCCAGTTCAAATGGTCCGATCATGCGGCCAGCCATGAATCACTCTTCTCTCGCCAGTGCCAGAAACCAGTTTCTCACATACGGAATGATTTACGGGCGATATGGTCCCACCAGTTCGACCAGATTTCCATCGGGATCACGCAAGTTACAAAGCCCCACACCTTCTGGAAAACCAGCCGGAAGCAGCTTGGGAGAACTGGCGATCGGCTTGACTTTGTGCTGCTTCAATTTTTCGAGCGAGGCGTTCACATCCTTAACGTGAATCGTCAGATACCGAATGCCGTAGGTGGACTGAATATACGATTGATCGACCCGCGCTCCCGGAACTTTGGGAAACTGAATCAATTTCAATCTGGTGGCCGTTGGCCCCGTTCCGAGAGTCAACACTTTGACATCAAGCACCTGACCGTCAGATAACCCAACCTCCTGGGCATAGTCAGCGGGGACTGAAAATCCAGGCAACTCCTGAAAGCCGATGGCCTTGGTGTAAAAATCGATCGACGCCTGCATATTGCTCACACACAGGCCCACATCGATTGTTTCCGAACTGAAGGCAGTTTCTGGCGACTTTTCTTCCTGAAGTGCTGCCACCGCGATGGAAATCCCCGAAAGCAACATGGCGCCGAACAGCGAACACAAAGCGCCGCGTGCCATACCCAGGTGCTGCATCTTCCAAGCCATTCGGATCTCCTTGATGTTCAGTCGTCAAAGTGTTTATGCCGGCAAACCACATCCTGCCGGCTATCACTGATTGTTACGGATTGTGCCTGTTTGGAAGGGTCGAATCAAATCGACAATCGCAATTCAGCAGGCAAGTTCGAGAATTTGTCACCAACCGGCGTGGAAAAGATCCTAACTGGAGCAGACCCAAGAGCGACGAGGAACGATTCCACAATTCGCATTGGCCGGAAGAATCGCTACGCTGGCCAGCATGTCGAACCAGGAAGTACTACCACGATTCAGCAGCTATCTGCGACACCACCAAAACTCTTTATCTGACAGAGATCCTCATGTTTGCACGCGACCTCGTCCTGTATGGCGTCAATCAAAAGTATCTGCAATCACTCGTAAGCGGAATCAGTACACAGGAGGCTAAAATTCAGCCGATGCCCGGACTGAATACTCCTTTCTGGATTACAGGCCATCTCGCGATTTCCACAGACTATGCCCGGCAACTTCTAGGGGAAGAGCTGAAATGTCCTCCCGCCTGGCACAAAGCCTTTGGCCCAGGTTCGATTCCTGGAAACGAACAGAACATCACGGCCAGTTTGGAAGAACTTCTCGCTGCAGTGCAGGCTGGACACGTCGCCATCACCACATTGTTACCCAGTGTGAACGAAGCGTGGGCCGCTCAGCCAAATCCTGTGGAATTTCTCGTGAAGAACTACCCCTCCACCGGCGATCTCATGGCACACCTGCTCACGACTCACGAAGCCATTCACCTGGGCCAGTTGAGTGCCTGGCGACGCTTCCGTGGTCTGCCTGCCGTCAGTATTGGCTAGTACTGGCAGTGGACGACCAACTTCTGGACAAGAGTGTTGCAGACAAAAGAGTGTTGCAGGGCCGAAACTACAGATCATCGTCTGGCAGAAGTTCCGCTTCTTCCGCATCGCTTTCAGCCAGTATCGAAGTTCCTCGGGGAGCAAAATCCTGATCCAGCACGACATAATCGGCATAGGTTGATGGATCAATATGGATCACTTGAGCTCGCCCTGTCTGGGCATGACTCAGATCGTTTTCTGTGGTTTTTCCGTGTAACCTCGACGTGACGAGAACGAGCCTCGTGTTGGCACTGAGAATTCTCTGGGCTTCTGCCAGCATCGACGTGGTGGTGGTCGCTGCACCAGGTTCGGCCAATGCCAGCTGATCGAGCAGGAATTCAAGATTGGCAGGTGAAGCCGCTGCTTCGTACACCGTCGTCGACTCACCACTGATGGCCAGACGCACTGTCGACTCCCGGCAAGTCTGCGAATGCTCGGCACAAAGTGTCGCCACAAAGCTCAGAATCAGTTCAGCCTGCAGATCTTCCTCAGGAGTCGGATGAGCTGATCGATGCAGATCGACCACGACCGAAAGATGATGTTCGCGATTCTGATGAAACTCGCGGACAATGAGTTCATTCCGGCGGGCAGAACTCCGCCAGTGAATCGCCTTTGGGTTATCGCCACTGCGATATTCTCGCAAATGATGAAAATCATCATTGTAAATCCCGCCCCTCGACTGGCTCGATGTCACAAGTTCAGAGGCACCGACCAGTTCACGTTTCCAGCGGGGATGCAATCTGCCAATGATGGGATAGACCAGCATTTCTTCATGAGCATTCACCACCAGCCCGCGTTCAATCAATCCCAGTGGATAGCGACTGGAGACACTCAGTGGCCCGAAAATGTACCGGCCGCGATGCCCCAGTCGAATGCGATAATGGGCCAGTTGAATCGATTTGGGCCCCACGCGTGTAAAAAGGACACTGGCGACAGCGGCTATCTGAGAGTGTCTCGCTTTGGCTGGCCGTGCCTGATCCCGCACCAGCATCATCCAGGCGGATAACAGTGGCCGATCATTACGGAAACTCACTTCGACACTGAACTGCTCACCACACATGGCTCGTTTGGGTAAGGTGCGCGACACCTTCGAGCCTTGCAGAGCGGTAAAGGCCGCCCAGCCATTGAGTACAAACGGACCAGCCATCACCGCAAAAACGAGCATCATCATGTTTGACTGGCCCAGCATCGAGCCCACCAGCAGCACAATCATGATTCCCAGATACATCAGCCCTTCCTTGGGGATATGCACCCGGTTTCGCTGAAACACGGGCATTTTCCGCATACTGGCCGATTGTTTGCGAATCCAGTCTTCCACAAAGGTCTGCAGACTGAACAGGATCAATACGCCAATCGCTACAAAAAACGTCATGCGTGTGAGCGATGACCAGCGGGCCGTAATTGGCGAGGCCACAAAGTAGCCCAGCAGCAATAGACCTGCGACAGCCAGGGCAATCAAGGCACTGACTGGCAAAGCCAGCCGTCCGGGAGCCTGGTTGCGAAAACTCACATTTCTGGCGGAGGCCGCTTGCGGCTGACTGGTCGGAGAAGTGGCAGTGCTTCCGGCTGCCGATTGCGTCATTGAAAGCATTTTCTCAGAAGCTGCCGCGCTCCCAGACGAGGCAGGTAAGCCACCAGTCTCTGTCTCCACCTCGGGAGAATTCGACGATGCCGATGTCAGCGCCAAGTGAGTTACTTCCTGTTGAGAGATGTCTACAATCTGTGACTGTGCTGCGAATACGAAATAAATCTCAGTTTTTGAAGCCAGTTGGCTCGCTGTGGGCTTTCCTGCGGATAGTAGACTCAACTTTTCATGGTCTTGCTATCCTCAAGAGCATGAACTTTTGATTCAAAGTTGCGTCTCTTTTCCACAGGAATCCTTAGCCACCAAACGCTTCGCCACAATTCATCCATCCTTGTCCGAAGTTTTTCCCCCAGGGTTCGCCCCGAAACTCATCGATCCGCCGACAACATCATGACTCGAGATGATTCTGGAAACCATCCACCCATCGAAATGAACATGACTTCATCAGAAACAACAGAGAGTTTGAAGCCATTGGAGAACTTTGAACCTGTGGAAATTGAGCCACAAACTCCACTCCAGGGTTCGCAGATTCAAGGATGGAAACACCCCGTATTACTGAGCCATGAGCAACTCCTGAGCGAATGCAAAGCGCGTCGCCAGAAAACTTCTGGCCCCGGTGGTCAGCATCGCAACAAAGTCGAAACGGGAGTTTTTCTGAAGCATAGTCCCACAGGAGTCGAAGCACAGGCCACCGAACGTCGCAGTCAGGCAGAGAACCAGTCGAAAGCTCTCAAACGTCTCAGGCTGCAACTGGCACTGGAGATCCGCAGTCAACAGTCTGCTCTTGGGGCCCCTTCTCCACTCTGGAAGTCACGCGTTCGAGAGCAGAAAATTGTCGTTTCTGACGAACATTTTGATTTCCCCATACTCCTCTCCGAAGCTCTGGATGTCCTCGCCGAAAATGCCTGGGAGCCTCATCGGGCAGCTCTGCAACTCGATTGCTCAACCAGCCAGCTCATCAAGTTGTTGAAGAAGTTTCCGCCGGCCTTTGTGCTCCTCAATCAGCAAAGAGCCCGGCGAGGGCTGGAGAAGTGGAAATAATCATTCGGCAAACCTTCAAATTCCGGGCTGACAGAAAGTCCTCTTTTCAGTTAGATTGGCCATACATATTGCCTTTGAACCCTGATAAAGCACTTGCCAGTCATTCGCGCTGCTTCGACTGGCTAGAGGCAGAATCACTCTTTTCCACGGCCGACGAGCCCACGTCATGAACCCGGAGACCCTGACATGAAAATGGGACGCACACTCGGCGTTGTGGCGACTGGCGGCATTCTATTTGGCCTCTGGATCAGCGGTTGGCTCAAAGGCTTCGGCCTGGGAGACTCCAAGTTTCCAGGCGTGCAGGTCTCGACACAACAGACCAAAGTCAGTGACGAAGACGTCGATCAGACGTTATCCAAAACCAATGCCTCCACCACGTTGGCCTCATCCACGGAATCCCGGCCAGAAACCCAGGCAGCACCTCAAGTGCTGGATATTATTATCGACGATGCGGGATATCACTTCCGCAACAGCCAGACTTATGCCATCGAGCCGGTTGTCATACCGCTCGATCAGGTGATTCAACAGGCGTTATTGACCACACCCTCGAACGAAGGCCCGCGAGTCAAGATTTATCGCAAAGCCTCATCTCGAACGAGCAATGAAGCCAGACTCAGTGCAGCGCTCGCAGAAGCGGGCCTCAAACCCGTCGACATCTATTGGCATCCGGCTGTGACCGAGTAGCTGACCATCTCCAGCAAAACCACCGGTAAGAACGAGCCATAAATCATGCTGGTCGATGGGGCCTGAAAACCACTCCAGATCTATGGGTCTCGCAAGAGTTCCCGCCATTTTTCCAGTACTCGACAAGCGGTGGGCCCCGTCGCCTGGGCTGTTAACTCCCGGGTATTTTCGGGTTGATGAAAAATCTCGATTTCCAGTCGATCCGCTGGCAGGTACTCACTGACAAGCTCAGGCCATTCAATCAGCACGACAGCCTCAGATTCCAGCAGTTCATCGACCCCCAGTTCAAAGAACTCGGCTGAGGTTTTCAGCCGGTAAGTATCCAGGTGATAGACACTGAGACGAGCCTGATACTCATGGATCAGCGTGAAAGTGGGGCTGGAAACATCGTCAATCACTCCGCCCAATCCCTCCACGATCCCGCGCGTGAGTGTCGTTTTTCCAGCCCCGAGCTGCCCCGAGAGCAATACGATCAAGGGTTCCTGACAACTCATCCCGAGGAAACGACCGGCCTTCAAGGTTTCTAACTCATTTGCAAGAAACGTGTTAAGTTGTTTTTCAAGCATCAATCGATCACCTGGGGGAGAATTTTCAATCAGGAGAAATTGTGCGTCATGCGACTCTCGGAGAACTTTCTGCAACTCCTCGAACCAGATTGCAAGACACAAGATGTAGTATGCCTATCCAGCAAAGGCCGCAAAATCGTTGAAATCGTTGCAGTCTTCCGAAACTGTAATTATTTGTATTGCAGTCAACGGCAATTCTTGCCACTCGGCCAATGTTCAAATCTTGGCCAACGTGTTTGAGCCGGTCTTCATTATCAAATCGACATCCGTGTACTGCCTGCAAGTTAGTCTTCGCCATGAATGGCAACAGGGTTTGATCTGCTGATTGGTTGTCTGTTGATTGCATCGAATGGATTCGTACCCCGTGCTGGGTATTCCTAAGGGGGGAGTGCCAGCATTTTTCAGGTTGAAGTTCAACCTTAGCACAAGGAAGTGCCATGAGTCGCAAAGTTGCTGAACCGATTTCCAAGCCCGTTGTTCTGCTCAATGGGGATTTTCGCCCCAAGAAGAAAGACGGCCCGGCACTCAGCTGGTTTAACACCGGCTATTACGACTCAGTCACCGCCGCTGGTGCTTTACCGATTCTGACCGCTCCACTGGAAGATACGGACGATCTGAAGCAGATTCTCGACTCGGTGGATGGCGTGGTCCTTGCTGGTTGTGGTCACGATCTTGACCCCGTTCGTCTGGGTTTGGAGCCACACCCACACACACGCCCGATGCCACAACGGCGGGAAGATTTTGATCGCCTGCTCTGCAAGATGGCTGTTGAAATGAAGCTGCCAATCCTGGCGATCGGCTCGGGCATGCAGACACTGAACATTGTGCTGGGTGGCTCGATCTTCCAGCACGTTCCGGAAGAAGTTCCCCGTGCTCTGCACCACCGTGATTCCGTCGAAAAATGCAATCGCCATATTATTGAAATTACCGAAGGGACCCGTGTCTGGGATGTTTACGGCCCTGGTGAAATCCGCGTCAACAGTGATCATCACATGGCTGTGAATCAATTGGCTCAAGGCTTCCGTGCCTCGGCCTGCTCACCAGACGGTGTGATTGAAGCTTATGAATCGACTGACCCGGACTGGTTCTGCATTGGTGTGCAATGGCATCCGGAAGATGACACCGCCAGTGCTCTCGATATGCAGTTGTTCCAGGAATTCGTGGGAGCTTGCCGTATGGGCAATATGCCAGCTGTGATTCCGATGACAGGTCGCCAGAAGGTGGCTGCCTGAGAAGAACTGGTCATCCAGGCTAACTCTTTTTGAGGAGATCGCCTGGTCTGCAATGGGGACGGACTTCCATTCAGATCAGGTGCAGAAGATGCAGCGCGGGTCGAGCACGGATGTTCGCCCCGACGTTGCGCCACACCTTCAAATCTCCCCCGAATTCATCACGCCTGACTTGTTCGCTGATGGCTGAATAACCATGCTGAGAACCTGTTCGACCACGCTGTCGTTAAGGTTCTCAGTATGCTTTCGGCCCCCAACTTGCCCAACGAAGAACAGCGAATCCAGGAGTTGTATGCTCTGGAATTGCTGGACACTCCTCCCGAAGACCGCTACGACTCCATCATTCGTGTATTAAGGGCCGTCTACAAAGTTCCCATCGCTTACATTTCGCTGGTCGATCGTGATCGACAATGGTTCAAGGCTCGGGTCGGCCTCGAAATTCTGGAAACACCTCGCAGTGTTTCATTTTGTGGCCATGCAATTGCTCAGCAAGAACCACTGTTTGTTCCTGATCTGACGCAGGATAGCCGCTTTGCCGATAATCCGATGGTGCTGGAAGATCCTCATCTCAGATTCTATGCCGGTCTTCGCCTCTCAGGCCCGACCGGGCTGCCCGTAGGGACACTTTGCATGGCGGACACGGTTCCCTATGAGAGGTCATTTGATGATGCACCACTCAGAGAACTGGCCCATCTCGTCGAGCAGCAGTTTCAAATGCTCGATCTGATTTCTGCTCAGAGAAAGCTCCTCGAAGTCCGTGCCCAACTCTTGCAGACTCAGGCTTTGCTGCAGAGTGAATTGCGTGATGCAGCAGATTACATTCACTCGCTTCTTCCAACCCCGCTCATGGAACCGATTTCCACCAGCCATGAGTTGGTAGCCTGCTCGGAACTGGGTGGGGATCTCTTCGGCTATCACTGGATCAGTGAGGAAGAACTGGCGATTTACCTGCTCGATGTCAGTGGGCATGGAGTCGGAGCATCACTGCTTTCCGTTTCTGCCCTGAATGCACTCC from Planctopirus ephydatiae encodes:
- a CDS encoding DUF58 domain-containing protein, with protein sequence MALTSASSNSPEVETETGGLPASSGSAAASEKMLSMTQSAAGSTATSPTSQPQAASARNVSFRNQAPGRLALPVSALIALAVAGLLLLGYFVASPITARWSSLTRMTFFVAIGVLILFSLQTFVEDWIRKQSASMRKMPVFQRNRVHIPKEGLMYLGIMIVLLVGSMLGQSNMMMLVFAVMAGPFVLNGWAAFTALQGSKVSRTLPKRAMCGEQFSVEVSFRNDRPLLSAWMMLVRDQARPAKARHSQIAAVASVLFTRVGPKSIQLAHYRIRLGHRGRYIFGPLSVSSRYPLGLIERGLVVNAHEEMLVYPIIGRLHPRWKRELVGASELVTSSQSRGGIYNDDFHHLREYRSGDNPKAIHWRSSARRNELIVREFHQNREHHLSVVVDLHRSAHPTPEEDLQAELILSFVATLCAEHSQTCRESTVRLAISGESTTVYEAAASPANLEFLLDQLALAEPGAATTTTSMLAEAQRILSANTRLVLVTSRLHGKTTENDLSHAQTGRAQVIHIDPSTYADYVVLDQDFAPRGTSILAESDAEEAELLPDDDL
- a CDS encoding gamma-glutamyl-gamma-aminobutyrate hydrolase family protein; translated protein: MSRKVAEPISKPVVLLNGDFRPKKKDGPALSWFNTGYYDSVTAAGALPILTAPLEDTDDLKQILDSVDGVVLAGCGHDLDPVRLGLEPHPHTRPMPQRREDFDRLLCKMAVEMKLPILAIGSGMQTLNIVLGGSIFQHVPEEVPRALHHRDSVEKCNRHIIEITEGTRVWDVYGPGEIRVNSDHHMAVNQLAQGFRASACSPDGVIEAYESTDPDWFCIGVQWHPEDDTASALDMQLFQEFVGACRMGNMPAVIPMTGRQKVAA
- a CDS encoding PP2C family protein-serine/threonine phosphatase, with product MLSAPNLPNEEQRIQELYALELLDTPPEDRYDSIIRVLRAVYKVPIAYISLVDRDRQWFKARVGLEILETPRSVSFCGHAIAQQEPLFVPDLTQDSRFADNPMVLEDPHLRFYAGLRLSGPTGLPVGTLCMADTVPYERSFDDAPLRELAHLVEQQFQMLDLISAQRKLLEVRAQLLQTQALLQSELRDAADYIHSLLPTPLMEPISTSHELVACSELGGDLFGYHWISEEELAIYLLDVSGHGVGASLLSVSALNALRRQALPGICFTDVESVLCAMNSAFPMEEHNGKFLTLWYGVFHTGRRELEYGAAGHPPALLWQRTRGPCTKLVSNQIMIGAAADFPYQAERVRVQQGARLYVYSDGAFELDSPAGESLGIQGLIETIEKNAHRSSQRVSAIRESLQTFQGSADFVDDFSMIELCL
- the tsaE gene encoding tRNA (adenosine(37)-N6)-threonylcarbamoyltransferase complex ATPase subunit type 1 TsaE produces the protein MLEKQLNTFLANELETLKAGRFLGMSCQEPLIVLLSGQLGAGKTTLTRGIVEGLGGVIDDVSSPTFTLIHEYQARLSVYHLDTYRLKTSAEFFELGVDELLESEAVVLIEWPELVSEYLPADRLEIEIFHQPENTRELTAQATGPTACRVLEKWRELLRDP
- a CDS encoding peptide chain release factor family protein, producing the protein MTSSETTESLKPLENFEPVEIEPQTPLQGSQIQGWKHPVLLSHEQLLSECKARRQKTSGPGGQHRNKVETGVFLKHSPTGVEAQATERRSQAENQSKALKRLRLQLALEIRSQQSALGAPSPLWKSRVREQKIVVSDEHFDFPILLSEALDVLAENAWEPHRAALQLDCSTSQLIKLLKKFPPAFVLLNQQRARRGLEKWK